The following coding sequences lie in one Mesorhizobium sp. NZP2298 genomic window:
- the nthB gene encoding nitrile hydratase subunit beta — MNGPQDLGGQMGFGPVAPEKDEPYFHAAWERRALGVTLCAGAMGAWNIDESRHARESLHPADYYGSSYYQIWIKALETLLKRHGFVSERDLEAGEAIDAAATPKRVLKAENVPAVLAKGGPCDRPVASPARFKAGQHVRTKNFNPTGHTRLPRYARGKLGKIEAVRDGFVFPDTNAHGQGENPQWVYTVVFDGMEIWGEGADPTLVVSIDAWESYLEPA; from the coding sequence ATGAACGGACCGCAGGATCTCGGCGGGCAGATGGGGTTCGGCCCGGTCGCGCCCGAAAAGGACGAACCCTATTTCCACGCTGCCTGGGAAAGGCGGGCGCTCGGCGTGACGCTTTGCGCCGGCGCCATGGGAGCCTGGAATATCGATGAGAGCCGGCATGCGCGGGAATCGCTGCATCCGGCCGATTACTATGGTTCCAGCTACTATCAGATCTGGATCAAGGCGCTGGAGACCTTGCTCAAGCGCCATGGTTTCGTCAGCGAGCGCGATCTCGAGGCGGGCGAGGCGATCGATGCGGCGGCGACCCCGAAGCGGGTGCTGAAGGCGGAAAACGTGCCGGCGGTGCTGGCCAAGGGTGGTCCCTGCGACCGGCCCGTTGCCTCGCCGGCGCGATTCAAGGCCGGCCAGCACGTGCGGACGAAGAATTTCAATCCCACCGGTCACACGCGGCTGCCGCGCTATGCGCGCGGCAAGCTGGGCAAGATCGAGGCGGTGCGCGACGGCTTCGTCTTTCCCGACACCAACGCGCACGGGCAAGGCGAGAACCCGCAATGGGTCTATACGGTGGTTTTCGACGGCATGGAGATCTGGGGCGAGGGTGCCGATCCGACGCTTGTTGTCTCGATCGACGCCTGGGAGAGCTATCTTGAGCCGGCCTGA
- a CDS encoding EamA family transporter: MTVATAIAATVLGGWGGLVPWQVAYLAASGVFGIFVASSAYISSIFALGPRLALLVFSLTSPFALIMGYVFLGETVGPVKLTGVALVIAGIVLAILFGRPAKVQPEGIFPTPPIETPALPERQMTLPVGLVFGLIAALGQAAGALVARPVMASGVNPFTAMAIRTGVSAALFLLLLVVPLPGVAKRSQPSARTLGIGIGGALIGTGMGMSLIMAALAGGKVGIVSTLSSLSPVLVLPMVWLRSGYRPPAPAWAGAVLAFAGTALIALG; this comes from the coding sequence GTGACCGTTGCCACTGCCATCGCGGCAACGGTGCTGGGCGGCTGGGGCGGGCTCGTTCCGTGGCAGGTGGCCTATCTTGCGGCGTCCGGCGTGTTCGGGATCTTCGTTGCCTCATCCGCCTATATCTCGTCGATATTCGCGCTCGGGCCGCGTCTGGCGCTGCTGGTCTTCTCGTTGACTTCGCCCTTTGCCCTGATCATGGGCTACGTGTTCCTGGGCGAGACGGTCGGTCCGGTGAAACTGACTGGCGTGGCGCTGGTCATCGCGGGCATCGTGCTCGCCATCCTGTTCGGGCGCCCCGCCAAAGTTCAGCCGGAAGGCATCTTCCCGACACCGCCCATCGAAACGCCGGCGCTGCCGGAACGACAGATGACCTTGCCTGTCGGTCTCGTCTTTGGGCTGATTGCGGCATTGGGGCAGGCCGCCGGCGCGCTGGTCGCGCGTCCCGTCATGGCGTCGGGTGTCAACCCGTTCACGGCGATGGCGATCCGGACCGGCGTGTCGGCCGCACTGTTCCTGTTGCTGCTGGTGGTTCCGCTGCCTGGCGTTGCGAAGCGCTCCCAGCCATCGGCGCGAACACTCGGCATCGGCATTGGCGGCGCGCTGATCGGCACGGGCATGGGCATGTCGCTCATAATGGCCGCATTGGCCGGCGGCAAGGTCGGCATCGTCTCGACATTGTCATCACTGTCGCCGGTGCTGGTGTTGCCGATGGTGTGGCTGCGCAGCGGCTACAGGCCGCCGGCACCGGCCTGGGCGGGGGCGGTGCTCGCCTTCGCCGGCACAGCCTTGATTGCGCTCGGCTGA
- a CDS encoding efflux RND transporter permease subunit, whose amino-acid sequence MISEFCIRRPVATLLMSFALVLGGLFAYKFLPVAALPSAEFPVVNVSASLPGASPETMATSVATPLIKQFATIAGIDSISTTNSLGQTSIAIQFVLNRDIDAAAADVQAAIARTQKSLPPEMTAPPSYRKVNPADAPILLMSLVSDTVPLTDLDAFAENVISPSLSTIDGVAQVSIYGQQKFAVRVQIDPTALAARGISIDQLQAAIASANSNTPLGVLQNNKQQLTITANTQLDNAAGFSNLIIATKNGHPVRLGEVTRVIDSVETTTTASWYDGTRAIILAVQRQPDANTVDVVDKVKAMLPSFQDQMPAAASIKLLNDRSTSIRQAVDDVQFTLLLTIALVVMVIFVFLRRVTATIIPAVAVPISLIATLGAMFLFGFSIDNISLMGLTLAVGLVVDDAIVMLENIFRHMEEDGLSAFDASLKGAREIGFTIISISISLVAVFIPVLLMGGVIGRIFNEFAVVVTVAILASMFVSLTLTPMLCSRLLSVTKADRDKHGPGHKQDLVTRGYDRVLTFCLRHTFLVFLVFVGTAAASVWLIQISPKGFFPQEDIGQISVTTIARQDISFAAMSKLQGQVASVFSHSPYVDHVAWSVGGGNNALNQGRAFVQLKPKDQRPDIEKVLSDLRRQLSNVAGIEAYMQPVQNLRLGSRSSASAYQLVVQGLDTGLTDTWAQKLNDAMAADHATFTDVTSDLQNNALQASLVVDRDKAAQLGIDTDTLRTALYGGFGTDQVSTIFGSADSYEVITELDPKIEWSPERMLAIQMRTASGSLVPLGAFARVDRTAGALTVNQLGQLPAVTISYNLPQGVALGDSVTRINALKQQIGMPTEISTTFAGTAKTFQDSLANQGLLVGGAILTIYIVLGILYESFIHPLTILTGLPSAVLGAVVALRFAGMDLSVIAVIGILMLIGIVKKNGIMMVDVALELRREGMSAKESIHKACLMRFRPIMMTTLAALMGTFPIALGTGASAELRQPLGVAVVGGLLASQALTLFVTPVIYVYMENFSGWLAGLWSRGKANPQVIKESGDQPSLFGTNDDIPADAQKTAAE is encoded by the coding sequence ATGATCTCCGAATTCTGCATTCGCAGGCCTGTCGCCACCCTTCTGATGTCGTTCGCCCTCGTGCTGGGCGGACTGTTTGCCTACAAGTTCCTGCCGGTGGCGGCACTGCCCAGCGCCGAATTCCCGGTGGTCAACGTCTCGGCCTCGCTGCCGGGCGCCTCGCCGGAAACGATGGCGACATCCGTGGCGACGCCGCTGATCAAGCAGTTCGCGACCATCGCCGGCATCGATTCCATTTCAACCACGAACTCGCTCGGCCAGACTTCGATCGCCATCCAGTTCGTGCTCAACCGCGACATCGACGCCGCGGCCGCGGACGTGCAGGCGGCGATCGCGCGCACGCAAAAATCGCTGCCGCCCGAAATGACGGCGCCGCCCAGCTATCGCAAGGTCAATCCGGCCGATGCGCCGATCCTGTTGATGTCGCTGGTCAGCGATACGGTTCCGCTGACCGACCTCGATGCTTTCGCGGAAAACGTGATCTCGCCATCGCTGTCGACGATCGACGGCGTGGCGCAGGTTTCGATCTACGGCCAGCAGAAATTCGCCGTGCGCGTGCAGATCGATCCGACCGCGCTTGCCGCGCGCGGCATCTCGATCGATCAACTCCAGGCGGCGATTGCTTCCGCCAACAGCAACACGCCTCTCGGCGTACTGCAGAACAACAAGCAACAGCTAACTATCACGGCCAACACCCAGCTCGACAATGCAGCCGGGTTTTCCAACCTGATAATCGCGACCAAGAACGGCCACCCGGTGCGACTGGGCGAGGTGACCCGTGTCATCGACTCGGTCGAGACGACGACGACGGCAAGCTGGTATGACGGCACCCGCGCCATCATCCTTGCCGTCCAGCGCCAGCCAGACGCCAACACCGTCGATGTCGTCGACAAGGTGAAGGCGATGCTGCCGTCCTTCCAGGACCAGATGCCGGCCGCTGCCTCGATCAAGCTGCTCAACGACCGCTCGACCTCGATCCGTCAGGCCGTCGACGACGTGCAGTTCACGCTGCTTTTGACCATCGCGCTGGTGGTCATGGTGATCTTCGTGTTCCTGCGCCGGGTGACGGCGACCATCATCCCGGCCGTGGCGGTGCCGATCTCGCTGATCGCCACGCTCGGCGCGATGTTCCTGTTCGGATTCTCCATCGACAACATATCGCTGATGGGCCTGACGCTTGCGGTGGGCCTCGTCGTCGACGACGCCATCGTGATGCTGGAAAACATCTTCCGGCACATGGAGGAGGATGGGTTGTCGGCCTTCGATGCCTCGCTCAAGGGCGCGCGCGAAATCGGCTTCACCATCATCTCGATCTCGATCTCGCTGGTGGCGGTGTTCATCCCGGTGCTTCTGATGGGCGGCGTGATCGGGCGCATCTTCAACGAGTTCGCCGTCGTGGTGACGGTCGCCATCCTGGCATCGATGTTCGTGTCGTTGACGCTGACGCCGATGCTGTGCTCGCGGCTGCTGTCGGTCACCAAGGCCGATCGCGACAAGCATGGCCCTGGTCATAAGCAGGACCTCGTCACACGCGGGTACGACCGGGTCCTGACATTCTGCCTGCGGCACACCTTCCTGGTGTTCCTCGTCTTTGTCGGCACCGCGGCAGCGTCGGTGTGGCTGATCCAGATCTCGCCGAAAGGCTTCTTTCCGCAAGAGGATATCGGCCAGATCTCGGTGACCACCATCGCGCGCCAGGACATCTCGTTCGCCGCCATGTCGAAGCTGCAAGGACAGGTGGCCAGCGTGTTCTCGCATTCGCCCTATGTCGACCATGTGGCGTGGTCGGTGGGCGGGGGCAATAACGCCCTCAACCAGGGCCGGGCCTTCGTTCAGCTGAAACCCAAGGACCAGCGGCCGGATATCGAGAAGGTGCTTTCCGATCTGAGGCGGCAATTGTCGAATGTGGCCGGCATCGAAGCATACATGCAGCCGGTGCAGAATCTGCGGCTCGGTTCGCGCTCGTCGGCCAGCGCCTACCAGCTCGTGGTTCAGGGCCTCGATACCGGCCTGACCGACACGTGGGCGCAGAAACTGAACGACGCGATGGCGGCCGACCATGCGACGTTCACCGACGTTACCAGCGACCTGCAGAACAATGCGCTGCAGGCATCGCTGGTGGTGGATCGCGACAAGGCCGCCCAGCTCGGCATCGACACCGACACGCTGCGCACCGCGCTCTATGGCGGGTTCGGCACCGATCAGGTTTCGACGATCTTCGGTTCGGCCGACAGCTACGAAGTCATCACCGAGCTCGATCCCAAGATCGAATGGTCGCCCGAGCGGATGCTTGCCATCCAGATGAGGACGGCGAGCGGCTCCCTGGTTCCGCTTGGCGCCTTCGCCCGGGTCGACCGCACGGCCGGCGCCCTGACCGTCAACCAGCTCGGCCAGCTTCCGGCCGTGACGATCTCCTACAATTTGCCGCAAGGCGTGGCGCTGGGTGACAGCGTGACCCGCATCAACGCGCTCAAACAGCAGATCGGCATGCCGACGGAGATCTCGACCACCTTTGCCGGCACGGCCAAGACTTTCCAGGATTCACTGGCCAACCAGGGGCTTCTGGTCGGCGGCGCGATCCTGACCATCTATATCGTGCTCGGCATTCTCTACGAGAGCTTCATCCATCCGCTCACGATTCTCACCGGCCTGCCGTCGGCTGTGCTCGGAGCGGTGGTTGCCTTGCGCTTCGCCGGCATGGATCTGTCCGTCATCGCGGTGATCGGCATCCTGATGCTGATCGGCATCGTCAAGAAGAACGGCATCATGATGGTCGACGTCGCGCTTGAACTGCGACGAGAGGGCATGTCGGCCAAGGAGTCCATCCACAAGGCCTGCCTGATGCGTTTCAGGCCGATCATGATGACGACGCTGGCGGCGCTGATGGGGACATTCCCGATCGCGCTCGGCACCGGCGCCAGCGCCGAACTGCGCCAGCCGCTGGGCGTTGCCGTTGTCGGCGGCCTGCTGGCTTCGCAGGCGCTGACCCTGTTCGTGACGCCGGTGATCTATGTCTACATGGAGAATTTCTCGGGCTGGCTGGCCGGACTGTGGTCGAGGGGCAAGGCCAACCCGCAGGTGATCAAAGAGAGTGGCGACCAGCCCTCGCTGTTCGGCACCAATGACGACATCCCGGCAGACGCGCAAAAGACCGCAGCTGAATGA
- the ilvN gene encoding acetolactate synthase small subunit encodes MNAQHLQPTGSAYFIAKETERPEIHTLSVLVDNEPGVLARVIGLFSGRGYNIESLTVSETEHEKHLSRITIVTRGTPHVMEQIKNQLERIVPVHRVVDLTVRSHELGQERPLERELALVKVAGSGEARVEALRLADAFRASVIDANTEHFIFEITGKGSKLDQFIAIMKPLGLVEICRTGVAAMNRGPQGM; translated from the coding sequence ATGAACGCACAGCACCTTCAACCGACCGGCTCCGCCTACTTCATCGCCAAGGAAACGGAGCGGCCGGAAATCCATACGCTTTCCGTGTTGGTCGACAACGAGCCCGGCGTGCTCGCCCGGGTCATCGGCCTGTTTTCCGGACGCGGCTACAACATCGAGAGCCTGACCGTCTCCGAGACCGAACATGAGAAGCACCTGTCGCGCATCACTATCGTGACGCGCGGCACGCCGCATGTGATGGAGCAGATCAAGAACCAGCTCGAGCGCATCGTGCCGGTACACCGTGTGGTCGATCTGACTGTCCGCTCGCACGAGCTTGGGCAGGAGCGGCCATTGGAGCGGGAACTGGCGCTGGTCAAGGTGGCCGGCTCCGGCGAGGCTCGCGTCGAGGCGCTGCGCCTGGCGGACGCCTTCCGCGCCAGTGTCATCGACGCCAACACCGAGCATTTCATCTTCGAGATCACCGGCAAGGGCTCCAAGCTCGACCAGTTCATCGCAATCATGAAGCCGCTGGGTCTGGTCGAGATCTGCCGCACCGGCGTGGCGGCGATGAACCGCGGTCCGCAAGGCATGTAA
- a CDS encoding metalloregulator ArsR/SmtB family transcription factor: protein MVEKTEQVSEAEAGIGASGAIQRVFEALSSAPRRRILAYLAHSSLTAGEIAARFDMSKPSISQHLNILETAGLIARERQGQFIHYSLVENNLVNTLNGFVQDVCPVSRPLKRESKALASGKSEVPPAKPKD from the coding sequence GTGGTCGAGAAAACTGAACAGGTATCGGAGGCTGAAGCCGGCATCGGCGCCAGCGGCGCGATCCAGCGCGTCTTCGAGGCGCTCTCTTCGGCACCCCGGCGCAGGATCCTCGCCTATCTTGCCCATTCCTCGCTGACCGCGGGCGAGATCGCGGCACGCTTCGACATGTCGAAGCCATCGATCTCGCAGCACCTGAATATTCTGGAAACGGCAGGCCTCATCGCCAGGGAACGGCAGGGACAGTTCATCCACTACTCGCTGGTCGAGAACAATCTGGTAAACACCCTGAACGGCTTCGTTCAGGATGTCTGCCCGGTGTCGCGCCCACTAAAAAGGGAAAGCAAGGCCCTGGCCAGCGGCAAAAGCGAGGTCCCGCCGGCAAAACCCAAGGATTGA
- a CDS encoding LysE family translocator — MSLDAFLALLVYAFVTSITPGPNNLMLLVSGVNFGIIRTIPHMLGISIGFLVLLLAVGFGLGAVLTAFPALHNALKIAGAAYLLYLAWKIAMSRSLSGKGEAEARPMRFIDAAAFQWVNPKAWVMAITAMAVYTNPDHPFISVALISIAFAVVNLPSVSVWAGFGTALRGFLSDPVRLKWFNIGMGVLLAATLWPMLK; from the coding sequence ATGTCACTCGACGCATTCCTCGCACTGCTCGTCTATGCCTTCGTGACCTCGATCACGCCGGGGCCGAACAACCTCATGCTCTTGGTCTCCGGTGTCAATTTCGGCATCATCAGGACGATACCGCACATGCTGGGCATCAGCATCGGCTTTCTCGTCCTGTTGCTGGCCGTCGGTTTCGGGCTTGGCGCGGTGCTGACGGCGTTTCCGGCGCTGCACAATGCCCTCAAGATCGCCGGCGCCGCCTATCTGCTCTACCTCGCATGGAAGATCGCCATGTCGCGCTCACTGAGCGGCAAGGGTGAGGCGGAAGCGCGGCCGATGCGCTTCATCGATGCGGCGGCATTCCAGTGGGTCAATCCCAAGGCCTGGGTGATGGCAATCACCGCCATGGCTGTCTACACGAATCCCGATCACCCCTTCATCTCGGTGGCGCTGATCTCGATCGCCTTCGCCGTCGTCAACCTGCCCAGCGTTTCGGTGTGGGCGGGATTCGGCACGGCATTGCGTGGATTCCTGTCGGATCCGGTGCGGCTGAAATGGTTCAACATCGGCATGGGCGTGCTGCTTGCGGCGACGCTGTGGCCGATGCTGAAATAG
- a CDS encoding acyl-CoA desaturase — protein sequence MKTISTGRMISRQDSDARDGRVVWMPAKSIWVGTMTLIAIVFGPLTFSWSAFALFVVTTAATICAGHSVGMHRLLIHRSFKVHIWIEHALVYLGVLVGMAGPLGMIHAHDIRDWAQRQTACHDLHAHRRPFFIDAFWQMHCAVALRNPPDFIIEPSIRNDRFYKFLERTWVLQQLPWAIAFLLLGGWSWVVWGIAVRVSASLTGHWLVGHFAHRGGDQGWCVEGVAVQGYNLPRFGLVTFGESFHGNHHAFPESARLGLERGQIDLGWVFIRILAGLGLAHSVKLPENTPRRKGLRRLRGGQQAMPAANKRLPAPSHGR from the coding sequence ATGAAGACCATATCCACGGGCAGAATGATTTCTCGACAAGACAGCGACGCGCGCGATGGCAGGGTTGTCTGGATGCCGGCCAAGTCGATCTGGGTCGGCACGATGACACTTATCGCGATCGTGTTCGGACCGCTCACCTTCAGCTGGAGCGCCTTTGCGCTGTTCGTGGTGACGACAGCGGCGACGATCTGCGCCGGGCACTCGGTCGGCATGCATCGCCTGCTCATCCATCGCTCGTTCAAGGTTCACATCTGGATCGAACACGCATTGGTCTATCTCGGCGTGCTGGTCGGCATGGCTGGCCCGCTCGGAATGATTCATGCGCACGATATCCGCGACTGGGCGCAGCGCCAGACGGCCTGCCACGACCTGCATGCCCACCGCCGGCCCTTTTTCATCGACGCCTTCTGGCAGATGCACTGCGCGGTCGCCTTGCGCAATCCGCCTGATTTCATCATCGAGCCGTCGATCAGGAATGATCGGTTCTACAAATTCCTCGAGCGCACGTGGGTGCTGCAGCAACTGCCATGGGCCATTGCCTTCCTGCTGCTCGGCGGCTGGAGCTGGGTGGTCTGGGGCATCGCGGTGCGTGTTTCCGCGTCTCTAACCGGGCATTGGCTGGTCGGTCATTTCGCGCATCGGGGCGGCGACCAGGGATGGTGTGTCGAAGGCGTGGCGGTGCAGGGCTACAATCTGCCGCGTTTCGGATTGGTGACGTTCGGAGAAAGTTTTCACGGCAATCATCACGCATTTCCCGAATCCGCCAGGCTTGGTCTCGAACGGGGGCAGATCGACCTCGGCTGGGTCTTTATCCGGATCCTTGCCGGCCTTGGTCTCGCGCACAGCGTGAAACTCCCGGAAAATACTCCAAGACGGAAGGGGTTGCGCCGCCTGCGCGGCGGGCAGCAGGCCATGCCCGCCGCCAACAAGCGGCTGCCGGCGCCGTCTCACGGCAGATGA
- a CDS encoding ATP-dependent DNA helicase: protein MEFSPQQDEALQAVARWLQAGKPQLFRLFGYAGTGKTTLARYFAEHVDGQVQFAAFTGKAAQVLRSKGAVNARTIHSLIYRPKGEESVEDEVTGKTSMSPTFSLNRQSPISRAKLVVIDECSMVDEQLGRDLMSFGTPILVLGDPGQLPPISGGGFFTDHEPDFLLTEIHRQARDNPILRLALDVREGREFMRGDYGTAQVIGKEDVNQELVLRADQVLVGTNRTRRRYNQRLRELKGFNADYPQAGDKLVCLRNDPAKGLLNGSLWKVMTSSRETVKPGINLLVSPEEDDPDRGVAKIKLLKAAFEDPDADIPWQQKKRFDDFDYGYALTVHKAQGSQWNEIVLFDESWAFKETRQRWLYTAITRAAERLTIVR, encoded by the coding sequence ATGGAATTCTCACCCCAACAGGACGAGGCGCTGCAGGCGGTTGCCCGCTGGCTGCAGGCCGGCAAGCCGCAGCTGTTCCGGCTGTTCGGCTATGCCGGCACCGGCAAGACCACGCTGGCACGCTATTTTGCCGAACATGTCGACGGCCAGGTGCAATTCGCCGCCTTCACCGGGAAGGCGGCCCAGGTGCTGCGCTCCAAGGGGGCGGTCAATGCCCGTACCATCCATTCGCTGATCTACAGGCCCAAGGGCGAGGAATCGGTCGAGGACGAGGTCACCGGCAAGACCTCGATGTCGCCGACCTTCTCGCTCAACCGGCAGAGCCCGATCTCGCGCGCCAAGCTGGTCGTCATCGACGAATGCTCGATGGTCGACGAGCAGCTCGGCCGCGACCTCATGAGTTTCGGCACGCCGATCCTGGTACTGGGCGACCCCGGCCAGTTGCCGCCGATTTCCGGCGGCGGCTTCTTCACCGATCACGAGCCCGATTTCCTGCTCACCGAAATCCACCGGCAGGCGCGTGACAATCCGATCCTGCGCTTGGCGCTCGACGTGCGCGAAGGCCGCGAATTCATGCGCGGCGACTATGGCACGGCGCAGGTGATCGGCAAGGAAGACGTCAACCAGGAGCTGGTGCTGAGGGCGGACCAGGTCCTGGTCGGCACCAACCGCACGCGCCGCCGCTACAACCAGCGTCTGCGTGAGCTCAAAGGCTTCAATGCCGACTATCCCCAAGCCGGCGACAAGCTGGTCTGCCTGCGCAACGATCCCGCCAAGGGGCTGCTCAATGGCTCGCTGTGGAAGGTGATGACCTCGTCGCGCGAGACGGTGAAGCCCGGCATCAACCTGCTGGTTTCGCCCGAAGAGGACGATCCCGACCGCGGCGTCGCCAAGATCAAGCTTCTCAAGGCGGCGTTCGAGGATCCCGACGCCGATATCCCATGGCAGCAGAAGAAGCGCTTCGATGATTTCGACTATGGTTATGCGCTGACCGTGCACAAGGCGCAGGGCTCGCAGTGGAACGAGATCGTGCTGTTCGACGAGAGCTGGGCCTTCAAGGAAACCCGCCAGCGCTGGCTTTATACCGCGATAACCCGGGCAGCCGAACGGCTGACCATCGTCAGGTAG
- a CDS encoding nitrile hydratase accessory protein, giving the protein MSRPDGIAADLPVGLDAPVFAEPWQAEAFAMTVALHDKGLFSWGEWADALSAEVKRPSAATDGHDYYEHWLAALERLLASKGLAAKSDVDAMAEAWERAAHATPHGRPILLENDPEFQTAT; this is encoded by the coding sequence TTGAGCCGGCCTGACGGGATCGCCGCCGATTTGCCCGTTGGCCTCGACGCGCCTGTTTTCGCCGAGCCCTGGCAGGCCGAGGCGTTCGCCATGACGGTGGCGCTGCACGACAAGGGCCTGTTTTCGTGGGGCGAATGGGCCGATGCACTATCGGCGGAGGTGAAGAGGCCAAGTGCGGCAACCGACGGCCATGACTATTACGAGCATTGGCTGGCAGCACTGGAACGGCTTCTGGCGTCGAAGGGATTGGCCGCCAAATCCGATGTCGACGCGATGGCCGAAGCCTGGGAGCGCGCCGCGCACGCCACGCCTCACGGCAGGCCGATCCTGCTCGAGAACGACCCGGAGTTCCAAACCGCGACGTGA
- a CDS encoding efflux RND transporter periplasmic adaptor subunit, translating into MRGKAILSLLAVACAGAAWLYLSPDTLGKVEQLVGVKPVAVAGKSATDKPAAGDKQASGGGGARSASIVSATATTADFPIRRYAIGFVSSPAVVNINARVSSQIVSIDVKDGQMVKAGDTLFSLDDRALKAQLAKDQAQLAKDQAMLASSSSDLQRAKDLVAKQAGTQQTYDQAVAAQKAAAATVDADKATIDADNVQLGFATITAPIAGRLGAVNVSVGDLVTVSNGNSSTATPLVTITQMDPLQVNFNLPESNLALLHKALANPRQGAVTLTKNGDPTPIGKGTLDFVDSSVDTASGTIATRASIPNADLSLWPGQYVNVVLDAGIMPQMISVPTVAVQPSQKGPFVYVVKPDSTVEMRPVQVALTQGENSAISQGLKSGEKVVTEGQTRLKDGAAVHEGKATAVAAPKVAEATNAGETAQ; encoded by the coding sequence ATACGTGGGAAAGCCATTCTTTCATTGCTTGCCGTCGCCTGTGCGGGCGCGGCCTGGCTCTATCTGTCTCCCGATACGCTGGGCAAGGTCGAGCAACTGGTCGGCGTAAAGCCGGTCGCAGTTGCGGGCAAATCGGCAACCGACAAGCCGGCGGCGGGCGACAAGCAGGCATCAGGCGGCGGTGGCGCCCGTTCGGCCTCGATCGTTTCGGCAACGGCAACGACGGCGGACTTCCCGATCCGGCGCTATGCCATCGGCTTCGTCTCCTCTCCGGCCGTGGTCAACATCAACGCGCGGGTCTCCAGCCAGATCGTGTCGATCGACGTCAAGGACGGGCAAATGGTGAAGGCGGGCGACACGCTGTTCTCGCTCGATGACCGCGCGCTGAAGGCGCAACTCGCCAAGGACCAGGCGCAGCTGGCCAAGGACCAGGCGATGCTCGCCAGCTCGAGTTCCGATCTTCAGCGCGCCAAGGATCTTGTCGCCAAGCAGGCCGGTACCCAGCAGACCTATGACCAGGCTGTTGCCGCGCAGAAGGCGGCGGCCGCCACTGTGGATGCCGACAAGGCGACGATCGATGCCGACAACGTCCAGCTTGGCTTTGCCACGATCACCGCGCCGATCGCGGGTCGACTTGGCGCCGTCAACGTGTCGGTCGGTGATCTCGTCACGGTCAGCAATGGCAACAGCAGTACGGCAACGCCGCTGGTGACGATCACCCAGATGGACCCGTTGCAGGTCAATTTCAATCTGCCGGAAAGCAACCTTGCGCTGTTGCACAAGGCGCTTGCCAATCCGCGGCAAGGGGCGGTGACGTTGACCAAGAACGGCGACCCGACGCCGATCGGCAAGGGCACGCTCGATTTCGTCGATTCCAGTGTCGACACCGCGTCGGGCACGATCGCCACGCGGGCAAGCATACCGAATGCCGATCTGTCGCTGTGGCCCGGCCAGTATGTGAATGTCGTCCTTGACGCCGGGATCATGCCGCAGATGATCTCCGTTCCGACCGTCGCGGTCCAGCCCAGCCAGAAGGGGCCGTTCGTCTATGTGGTCAAGCCGGACAGCACCGTCGAGATGCGGCCGGTGCAGGTGGCGCTGACCCAAGGCGAGAACAGCGCCATCAGCCAGGGACTGAAAAGCGGCGAGAAGGTCGTCACCGAAGGCCAGACAAGGCTGAAGGACGGCGCCGCCGTGCATGAAGGCAAGGCTACGGCCGTCGCCGCGCCGAAGGTGGCCGAGGCGACCAACGCGGGCGAGACGGCCCAATGA
- the nthA gene encoding nitrile hydratase subunit alpha, protein MSHDHDHDNELDPFAARVRALETILTRKGLIDPAAIDVIVDTYETKIGPRNGARVVAKAWNDPAYADWLKRDATAAIESLSYTGRQGEHMQAVFNTSDTHNLVVCTLCSCYPWSVLGLPPVWYKAPPYRSRAVIDPRGVLKEFGLALPAATKIRVWDSTAELRYLVVPMRPDGTQGWSEEQLADLVSRDAMIGTALAKEPA, encoded by the coding sequence ATGTCCCATGATCATGACCACGACAACGAACTCGATCCGTTTGCCGCTCGCGTGCGGGCCCTGGAAACCATCCTGACCCGCAAGGGACTGATCGATCCGGCGGCGATTGACGTCATCGTCGATACCTACGAGACCAAGATCGGCCCCCGCAACGGCGCAAGGGTGGTGGCCAAGGCATGGAACGATCCCGCCTATGCCGACTGGCTGAAGCGCGACGCGACGGCGGCGATCGAATCGCTGAGCTATACCGGCCGCCAGGGCGAGCACATGCAGGCGGTGTTCAACACCAGCGACACCCACAACCTCGTCGTCTGCACGCTGTGCTCCTGCTATCCATGGTCGGTACTCGGCCTGCCGCCTGTCTGGTACAAGGCGCCGCCCTATCGGTCGCGGGCTGTCATCGATCCGCGTGGTGTGCTCAAGGAATTCGGGCTGGCGTTGCCGGCCGCAACCAAGATACGCGTCTGGGATTCGACGGCGGAGCTGCGCTATCTCGTGGTGCCGATGCGGCCGGACGGTACCCAGGGCTGGAGCGAGGAGCAACTGGCCGATCTGGTGAGCCGCGATGCAATGATCGGCACCGCCCTGGCGAAAGAACCGGCATGA